The DNA window AAGCCGGCTCCGCCTGTGACCAGGACTCTAGGCCTTGATTCCTGAAACATAGTCCGTCCATGTTAGCCGACCGCCAAGGATACCCCCCTTGGCGACCAACCCAAACTACTACGTCCCGCCAGCGCTATCTGGCCGCCTTCCTGGGCCTTCCTCCCTTCCTGCCGTTTTCTCGGGCTGCCCTCTGCTTGGCCTCGCTTCTGGCGCTTCCACCCTGACGACCGAACAGTCGCGCATCGCGAGCGCCCACCATGTCTGCGAGCAACCCCTGCTGGTCAATTGCCACGTCGATCTCCTCGAAACAGATACCGTCGTAGTCGACCGACACGGCGCGCAAGGCTGAAAGCGGCGCCCCGGCCAGCTCCTCCAGCAAGCCTCTGGGGATGCTCAACTCGACGCCGTTTTGCAGGAAAAACAAGAGCCGATCAGCCGGCGGATCGAGATACCGAGCCGACATCACCCTGAACGGACTTGCCAGAGCTGCTTCGTAGGCGGCTTGAGCGCGCAACATCTGCTGCTCAAATGTGGGTTTCCTGGCCATGGATCCTTCTCCACATCGCGGACCAAACTTCCCGGTACCTTCCGACGGTGTTGCATGCCTGTGCCAGATCGGCCGTGGGAAGGCCTCCCGGCACCAGAACCTCCCCGTCGAGCGCAATCGACGCTGGAGGGACACCGCGCTTGTGTACGTGAACGTGCGGCCGTTCGTGATTGCCCTCCCGGAAGCGGAGCTCATACCTGAGCCCGCCTTCGCGAAGCAGCGTACCCATGGCCAAAATGAACCGAAGGCATTGGGTTTGTCAAGATGCGAGCGCCCGCCTATGCGGCCTCGCGCCCCAGCACGCGGAACCCCACGGCTGGACCGAAGACCTCCCGCACGGCGTCGGCGATGGCGCGCTCGGCCGAGGCCAGCACGGGAAAGCCGGCCTGGTCGCACTCGGCCTTCACGGAGCCGTCGCACAGCACGAGGCGGGCCTTCGCCAGGCTGCCGGCCACGCGAT is part of the Candidatus Tanganyikabacteria bacterium genome and encodes:
- a CDS encoding DUF2442 domain-containing protein, producing the protein MARKPTFEQQMLRAQAAYEAALASPFRVMSARYLDPPADRLLFFLQNGVELSIPRGLLEELAGAPLSALRAVSVDYDGICFEEIDVAIDQQGLLADMVGARDARLFGRQGGSARSEAKQRAARENGRKGGRPRKAAR
- a CDS encoding DUF4160 domain-containing protein — its product is MGTLLREGGLRYELRFREGNHERPHVHVHKRGVPPASIALDGEVLVPGGLPTADLAQACNTVGRYREVWSAMWRRIHGQETHI